Proteins co-encoded in one Brassica rapa cultivar Chiifu-401-42 chromosome A02, CAAS_Brap_v3.01, whole genome shotgun sequence genomic window:
- the LOC117131953 gene encoding uncharacterized protein LOC117131953 — protein sequence MNLAGREFIVNKFEEKFGKRWIWDRFKNKVDISRKAYVKFKKLTHNRTGLVYDALGRLEMPDAWWDQRIARTFQDLCKMLATRYGLQETQNVYIEEAVAMFLEVVGQDKTVRVIAQRYQRSLDTVKRKLGEVLSALLKFAADALKLEDGEFARVCPALRNDDRYWPFFKDCIGALDGTHISVRPPKRNAEAYRGRKQEPTMNVLAICNFDMKFIYAYVGVPGRAHDTKVLTYCARNEPFFPHPPNGKYYLVDAGYPTRTGYLGPYRRVRYHLDQFNRGGPPTNTREVFNRRHSSLRSVIERTFGVWKAKWRILDRRHPKYGLIKWIKLVTATMALHNFIRDLHREDNDFVNW from the exons ATGAATCTAGCTGGAAGAGAGTTCATCGTAAATAAGTTTGAAGAGAaatttggtaagagatggatATGGGACAGGTTTAAGAACAAGGTTGATATTAGTAGAAAAGCATATGTCAAGTTCAAGAAGCTTACCCACAATAGAACCGGGCTTGTCTATGATGCTTTGGGAAGGCTGGAGATGCCGGATGCTTGGTGGGATCAACGCATTGCG AGGACATTTCAAGATCTGTGTAAAATGTTAGCAACGAGATATGGGTTACAAGAGACGCAAAATGTCTATATTGAAGAAGCGGTTGCAATGTTCCTTGAAGTGGTGGGTCAAGATAAGACAGTACGGGTTATTGCACAAAGATATCAGCGTTCGTTGGATACAGTCAAAAGGAAACTTGGTGAGGTTCTGAGTGCTCTCTTGAAATTTGCTGCAGATGCACTAAAACTAGAAGATGGTGAGTTCGCAAGAGTATGTCCTGCTTTGAGAAATGATGATCGATACTGGCCATTTTTTAAAGACTGTATTGGAGCATTGGATGGAACTCATATCTCAGTCCGTCCTCCTAAGCGAAATGCAGAAGCATACAGGGGCAGAAAACAGGAGCCAACCATGAATGTCCTTGCTATATGTAACTTTGATATGAAGTTCATATATGCTTATGTGGGTGTGCCGGGTAGAGCTCATGACACAAAGGTATTAACTTATTGTGCAAGGAATGAGCCTTTTTTTCCACATCCGCCAAATGGAAAGTATTATTTGGTTGATGCTGGATATCCCACAAGAACAGGGTATCTTGGTCCGTATCGTAGAGTTCGATATCATCTCGATCAGTTCAACAGAGGAGGACCACCAACGAACACTCGAGAGGTGTTCAACCGGAGACATTCAAGCTTGCGATCAGTGATTGAGCGGACATTTGGAGTGTGGAAAGCAAAATGGAGAATTCTTGACCGTAGGCATCCAAAATATGGTTTGATCAAATGGATAAAGCTAGTGACGGCAACGATGGCTCTACACAACTTCATACGTGATTTACATCGAGAAGATAATGATTTTGTGAATTGGTAG